A single region of the Podospora pseudopauciseta strain CBS 411.78 chromosome 1, whole genome shotgun sequence genome encodes:
- a CDS encoding hypothetical protein (EggNog:ENOG503NYGP; COG:Q): MNPSAARACRFASRQARLSQNITRSKPPTRLTCTPTTTRLLHTSPPLLTKVKPQNPDPTQNKTSPRVSPSENIGRQRFSDFDLGGKVYIVTGGAQGLGLTLAEALVEAGGKVYCLDRHPSPSDPEQWEQANSRVVPTWGGSLHYCQQDVADNDSLNSLIAKIADDNQRLDGVVAAAGIQQITPAMEYTPEDVAKMLEVNYTGVFMTASAAARQMFKHKTKGASICLIASMSGLIANKGLLSPVYNSSKAGVIQLARNLAMEWSPTRPDGSGGIRVNCISPGHILTPMVLKNFEEVPGLREKWEAENMMGRLAETSEFKAAVLFLMGKGSSFMTGGNLVIDGGHTAW; this comes from the coding sequence ATGAACCCCTCGGCAGCAAGAGCTTGCCGCTTCGCCTCAAGGCAAGCCCGCCTCTCCCAAAACATCACCCGctccaaaccaccaacccgcCTCACCTgcacaccaaccaccacccgcctcctccacacctcaccacccctcctcacaAAAGTAAAACCCCAAAACCCGGACCCCACCCAAAACAAAACCTCCCCACGCGTCTCCCCCTCCGAAAACATCGGCCGCCAACGCTTCTCCGATTTCGACCTTGGCGGCAAAGTCTACATCGTCACCGGCGGCGCCCAAGGCCTAGGCCTCACCCTCGCCGAGGCCCTTGTCGAAGCAGGCGGGAAAGTGTACTGCCTGGACcgacacccctccccctctgaCCCAGAGCAATGGGAGCAAGCCAACTCCCGCGTCGTCCCCACCTGGGGCGGCTCCCTCCACTACTGCCAGCAAGATGTCGCCGATAATGActccctcaactccctcatTGCGAAGATTGCGGATGATAATCAGCGGTTGgacggggtggtggctgctgcgGGGATTCAGCAGATCACTCCGGCGATGGAGTACACCCCCGAGGACGTCGCCAAGATGTTAGAGGTGAATTACACTGGTGTGTTCATGACCGCTTCCGCAGCAGCGAGGCAGATGTTCAAGCACAAGACAAAGGGGGCGAGTATTTGTCTTATTGCCAGTATGAGCGGGCTGATTGCCAACAAAGGCTTGCTCAGTCCGGTGTATAATTCTAGCAAAGCCGGTGTGATTCAGTTGGCGAGGAACTTGGCCATGGAATGGAGCCCTACGAGGCCGGATGGCAGCGGGGGGATCAGAGTGAATTGTATTTCTCCTGGCCATATCCTTACGCCGATGGTGCTCAAGAACTTTGAGGAGGTGCCCGGGCTGAGGGAGAAGTGGGAGGCGGAGAACATGATGGGAAGGCTGGCGGAGACGAGCGAATTCAAGGCTGCGGTGCTGTTTCTGATGGGTAAGGGGAGCAGTTTCATGACGGGTGGGAATCTTGTTATTGATGGGGGTCATACGGCTTGGTAG
- a CDS encoding hypothetical protein (COG:G; EggNog:ENOG503P0F9) codes for MSKKLIAFLLALPASAEIIYATSYNDHTVTSLKLDGSSLTRVSQNLDCGSEPTWLTLDKSKSVLYCLNEGWGGSSSITSYRTSASGTLETLDVLSVLKSPVASTLFANNSKLAVAHYDTSAFTTFSVADPTNLSLLGQQTYQLTAPGTVPERQDAPHLHDAILDPSKKFILVPDLGADLIRVFQVDDGAAAATAVTSIPTIAGSGPRHVAFAKAGRETFLYSFNELSNTISGYSVTYKRDAAPEFTRLFDVPSGGPGTTVPAGTKAAEIEVSPDQRFVIVSSRGENSLDIPAFDGEGTIKSDPLQVFAVNQQTGALTHVQTAPAGGRNPRGFSLNKAGTKLVSALQDDNRVVVYERDVRTGKLGKVLAHATVGSGPNNGPNYALFDE; via the exons ATGTCCAAGAAACTCATCGCTTTCCTGCTTGCCCTTCCGGCGTCGGCCGAAATCATCTACGCTACGTCGTACAATGACCATACTGTTACTTCGCTGAAGCTAGATGGGTCGTCCCTGACTCGCGTTTCTCAGAATCTGGACTGCGGGTCTGAGCCTACCTGGTTGACTCTTGACAAGTCAAAGTCGGTGTTGTACTGCCTGAACGAGGGCTGGGGTGGATCTTCTTCCATAACCTCCTACAGGACCAGCGCCAGCGGGACTCTCGAGACCCTGGACGTTCTCTCTGTCCTCAAGAGTCCTGTTGCCTCGACTCTCTTTGCCAATAACAGCAAGCTTGCCGTGGCTCACTA TGATACCTCTgccttcaccaccttctccgTTGCTGacccaaccaacctctccctcctcggccagcAAACCTACCAGCTGACTGCCCCTGGCACCGTCCCCGAGCGTCAGGATgccccccatctccacgATGCCATCCTGGACCCATCCAAGAAGTTTATTTTGGTCCCCGACCTCGGCGCCGATCTCATCCGCGTCTTCCAAGTCGACGATggcgctgccgccgccactgCCGTGACCTCCATCCCAACCATTGCCGGCTCCGGTCCCAGGCATGTCGCCTTTGCCAAGGCCGGCCGCGAGACCTTCCTCTACTCGTTTAACGAGCTCTCCAACACCATCAGCGGGTATTCGGTTACCTACAAGCGCGACGCCGCCCCTGAATTCACCCGCCTCTTTGACGTTCCTTCTGGCGGCCCGGGCACGACGGTTCCTGCTGGCACCAAGGCGGCGGAGATTGAGGTGAGCCCTGATCAGAGATTTGTCATTGTCTCCTCCCGCGGGGAGAACAGCCTGGACATTCCGGCCTTTGACGGAGAGGGGACGATCAAGTCGGACCCGCTGCAGGTGTTTGCTGTCAATCAGCAAACCGGCGCTTTGACACATGTGCAGACCGCTCCCGCTGGTGGGCGCAATCCCCGCGGCTTCTCGCTCAACAAGGCGGGGACAAAGCTGGTGAGCGCGCTGCAGGATGATAACAGGGTTGTGGTTTATGAGAGAGATGTGCGGACTGGAAAATTGGGCAAGGTGTTGGCGCATGCTACTGTGGGAAGTGGACCGAATAATGGGCCGAATTATGCTCTTTTTGATGAGTAG
- the agn1 gene encoding Glucan endo-1,3-alpha-glucosidase agn1 (CAZy:GH71; COG:G; EggNog:ENOG503NYQJ) — translation MKFLFALAISVSVVLPSVQAAKEVFAHVIVGNVRSLDNTDWEDNIKLAQEAKIDAFVLNIAQGDEGNEASLQTIFQVAESLNFKLFFSFDYKALGAWPKEDVIDHITRFGASPAYFKTDDDKLFVSTFEGPDNAGDWVDIKATTNSFFVPDWSSQGPVVAAGLADGVADGLFSFDAWPNGDTNITIKSDLEYQDALGDRAYMMAVSPWFYTNLNNPDFTKNWLWRGDELWDTRWAQVMEVNPDFVEILTWNDYGESHYIGPVREKELGLFDTSAPIPYVENMSHDGWRKFLPFYIEQYKTGAAPTEFEERVAAYYRTAPALACPDGGTTGNNADFNEVEQPPQDFNEDAVFYGALLTSDGGVTVTVKIGENEQTGTFTTFPASGAGTAGVYRGSVPFGGNSGDVVVTVSRDGQVVATAEGGKPLGATCEFDIQNWNAVAV, via the coding sequence ATGAAATTTCTTTTCGCTCTTGCCATCTCGGTGTCCGTGGTCTTGCCCTCAGTGCAAGCCGCCAAAGAAGTGTTTGCCCACGTTATTGTAGGCAATGTGCGCTCCCTTGACAATACCGACTGGGAAGACAACATCAAGCTGGCGCAGGAGGCCAAGATTGATGCCTTTGTCCTCAATATTGCCCAAGGCGATGAAGGCAACGAGGCGTCCTTGCAAACCATCTTTCAGGTTGCCGAAAGCCTGAACTTTAAACTATTTTTCAGCTTTGACTACAAAGCCCTGGGAGCATGGCCAAAGGAGGATGTTATTGACCACATCACCAGGTTCGGTGCCAGCCCGGCTTACTTCAaaaccgacgacgacaagctGTTTGTTTCCACGTTTGAAGGTCCGGACAATGCGGGCGACTGGGTTGACATCAAGGCAACGACTAACTCATTCTTCGTCCCCGATTGGTCATCTCAGGGCccggttgttgctgctggactggcggatggtgttgctgaCGGGCTGTTCAGCTTTGATGCTTGGCCGAACGGTgacaccaacatcaccatcaaatCTGATCTCGAGTACCAAGACGCTCTTGGAGACCGAGCATACATGATGGCTGTCTCCCCGTGGTTTtacaccaacctcaacaaccccgacTTCACCAAGAACTGGCTCTGGCGTGGCGATGAGCTCTGGGATACCCGTTGGGCTCAGGTAATGGAAGTCAACCCTGATTTCGTCGAGATTCTCACCTGGAATGACTACGGCGAATCTCACTACATTGGCCCTGTTCGTGAGAAGGAACTTGGTTTGTTCGATACGTCTGCGCCAATCCCCTATGTCGAGAATATGAGCCATGATGGCTGGCGCAAGTTCTTGCCTTTTTACATTGAGCAATACAAGACAGGAGCTGCGCCGACggagtttgaggagagggTCGCAGCTTATTACCGCACCGCGCCTGCTCTTGCTTGCCCTGATGGCGGTACCACTGGTAACAATGCGGATTTCAATGAGGTGGAGCAGCCGCCGCAGGATTTTAATGAGGATGCTGTGTTTTATGGTGCGCTTCTGACCTCAGATGGGGGGGTTACGGTTACGGTCAAGATTGGGGAGAATGAGCAGACGGGGACTTTTACGACTTTTCCTGCGAGTGGTGCGGGGACTGCAGGTGTTTATAGGGGGAGTGTGCCGTTTGGGGGGAATAGtggggatgttgttgttACTGTGTCTCGGGATGGGCAGGTTGTGGCTACAGCTGAGGGGGGAAAGCCGTTGGGGGCGACGTGCGAGTTTGATATCCAGAACTGGAATGCTGTTGCTGTGTAG
- the NCED2 gene encoding Nced2p (EggNog:ENOG50KOG1285; COG:Q): protein MMHDFGVSRGYTVIIDMPLCSNPLNLLKGSPVLSFESSRKSKFGVFPRYQPEAVQWYETNPCCVFHTANCWESETSDTTRNDQGTTSNLLACRLTSASPVFHTANIPAPEVKPVPPKYALEQQCRLYYYSFPFSPVSHAQPPGTKNQWALSAIELEFPNVSPLSVMSEAQYVYGCSVRSVCYSVELGKQPGSKTNAIALIQRCLETRPQPIKGCVDKRSVQEILKSSDLDDPIQLFAMPKGWYAQEPRFVPRSNPIPEDDGFVLSSVFDESQLDERGSCRDGAIGELWVTDVKDIRTLLARIKLSQWVPYGFHGCWFSKDEVMARRPYTTRESTEEGNTHPWLLALTAVIPTVYASRRGSTSECSPASFDIVATAENAILSPSYDPSNETSIINFINALARGEVNPVVGFQNISGSFVINGIYCKPTKKVKKKRNALQILVHGITYNSSMWGGYHFGDRYNWHAYANGEGYHTLAIDRLGHGLNSKALDPHNVIQPMLQVEIYKELIQSIRFNTAANSLRKRFSNIIWVGHSYGSQIALPLARLCPNLTSALILTGWSSTTNLSEVQKFNLASASTLYPSRFPGLDKGYLAMADESLRAKMFYYGAYDPAIPAFDFANQDIVTIGEFAANAGPFGIPPAAYNKPVMVITGVEDGVFCAQPGVAARECEELLEKTRTDMFPGVPGRKYEYFAPRNTGHDLTLHYSARETFRRAHGFLDKYF, encoded by the exons ATGATGCACGACTTTGGTGTATCGAGGGGCTATACCGTCATCATTGATATGCCCCTCTGCTCTAACCCCTTGAACCTCCTGAAAGGCTCACCGGTGCTGTCGTTTGAAAGCTCTCGGAAGTCAAAGTTTGGAGTATTTCCGCGATATCAACCTGAAGCAGTCCAATGGTACGAAACCAACCCCTGCTGTGTCTTTCACACTGCCAATTGCTGGGAAAGTGAAACCTCTGACACAACCCGGAATGATCAGGGAACGACCAGCAATCTCCTCGCCTGCCGTCTGACGTCCGCATCGCCCGTCTTCCACACGGCAAATATCCCAGCGCCAGAAGTCAAGCCCGTCCCGCCGAAATATGCTCTGGAACAACAATGTCGACTGTATTACTACAGCTTCCCGTTTTCACCAGTCAGCCATGCGCAACCACCCGGAACAAAAAACCAATGGGCGTTGTCGGCCATCGAGCTCGAGTTCCCGAACGTATCGCCACTATCTGTAATGTCGGAGGCACAGTATGTGTATGGTTGTTCGGTGAGGTCAGTGTGTTACTCGGTCGAGCTGGGAAAGCAGCCAGGATCGAAAACCAACGCCATAGCTCTGATACAAAGATGCCTTGAGACGCGGCCGCAACCGATCAAGGGGTGTGTCGACAAACGGTCTGTTCAAGAGATCCTTAAGTCCAGCGATCTCGACGACCCAATCCAGCTTTTTGCAATGCCGAAGGGGTGGTATGCTCAAGAACCCCGATTCGTTCCGCGCTCGAATCCCATACCAGAAGATGACGGGTTTGTACTCAGCTCCGTGTTTGATGAAAGCCAGCTGGACGAGCGAGGGTCGTGCCGAGACGGTGCAATCGGTGAGTTGTGGGTGACAGACGTGAAGGATATCAGAACGCTTTTGGCGCGTATCAAGCTTTCGCAGTGGGTGCCGTATGGGTTTCATGGGTGTTGGTTCAGCAAGGACGAAGTGATGGCACGGCGGCCATACACAACCCGAGAATCGACTGAGGAAG GAAACACGCACCCGTGGCTACTTGCCCTCACGGCGGTAATTCCAACCGTCTATGCTTCTCGACGCGGTTCAACAAGTGAAtgctcccccgcctccttcGACATTGTAGCCACCGCCGAAAATGCCATCTTGTCTCCATCTTACGACCCCAGCAATGAAACGTCCATCATTAACTTCATCAACGCATTGGCCAGGGGCGAGGTGAACCCCGTTGTCGGGTTTCAGAACATCAGCGGCTCCTTCGTCATCAACGGCATCTACTGCAAGCCCACCAAAAAGGTCAAGAAAAAGCGCAACGCCCTTCAAATATTGGTTCACGGCATCACCTATAACAGCAGCATGTGGGGTGGGTATCACTTTGGTGACCGCTACAACTGGCACGCCTATGCTAATGGAGAGGGGTATCACACCCTCGCCATTGACAGACTTGGCCACGGCCTCAACTCAAAGGCATTGGACCCGCACAATGTGATTCAACCTATGCTCCAGGTGGAGATTTACAAGGAGCTGATCCAGTCTATCCGTTTCAACACCGCTGCCAACTCCCTTCGGAAGAGGTTTTCCAACATCATCTGG GTCGGCCACTCCTACGGCTCCCAAATCGCCCTCCCACTCGCACGACTCTGCCCAAATCTCACCTCAGCCCTGATCTTGACAGGCTGGTCCTCCACAACCAACCTCAGCGAGGTGCAAAAGTTCAATCTCGCCTCTGCTTCTACTCTTTATCCCTCTCGGTTTCCTGGCCTGGATAAAGGCTACCTAGCCATGGCTGACGAGAGCCTACGTGCAAAAATGTTTTACTATGGTGCTTACGACCCAGCAATCCCCGCGTTTGACTTTGCAAACCAGGATATTGTCACGATTGGTGAGTTTGCCGCTAATGCAGGACCGTTTGGGATACCGCCTGCGGCGTACAACAAGCCGGTTATGGTTATTACTGGTGTGGAAGATGGTGTGTTTTGCGCCCAACCTGGAGTCGCAGCAAGGGAGTGTgaggagttgttggagaagacaAGGACAGACATGTTTCCGGGTGTGCCGGGGAGGAAGTATGAGTATTTTGCGCCGAGGAATACGGGGCATGATTTGACGCTTCATTATTCGGCCAGGGAGACTTTTAGGAGGGCTCATGGGTTTTTGGATAAGTACTTTTAG
- a CDS encoding hypothetical protein (COG:S; EggNog:ENOG503PNTN), translating into MPNLANLRHQHCWECRRRRVVCDGQQPVCNKCRTAGIVCPGYADKKPLQWLAPGQVMSRPKKRKGQGRLPPLRLQVSCPSPKRQAPLTPPEFQKRHRNHPATPPITPTLRPEMFDIIEAMLYYNARIYPDLQSHQLGPSQFVFPMLTVEDIPLSILHTLVSVTINHRIMQMSDCCPEIDLVKPILQRFYHHRGITIRAIHELLDAEETRRGLEAVVSVYAFLFAFLQQSMTPSWRTHVDGFMTLLEFHGGFLEIIDRCDQMRPSLVGLMITAVLANTTSPPDNQFQVADTVTTLRLTEDYYTEVYFPPMSCPTPLFIKLILINELRAREPSHPKTKQAALGILGQIELFSPENWTSNLEKSVFASREEFLVIGRVFHASVALYCILSLVSTGALKSTREVEVLRAKYAQALFSILETGMTTPRARKRMTWPLIVAGVEAARAGADVQKYIGRCLVDMARDQGISPPLVAKRLLERFWVGGRERKWDDCWDGAYAFIM; encoded by the exons ATGCCCAATCTTGCTAACCTGCGTCACCAGCACTGCTGGGAGTGCAGACGGAGACGGGTCGTGTGTGACGGTCAACAACCCGTCTGCAACAAGTGCCGGACCGCTGGCATCGTCTGTCCCGGGTATGCAGACAAAAAGCCACTGCAATGGCTAGCCCCGGGGCAGGTCATGTCCCGGCCGAAGAAGCGGAAGGGTCAAGGGCGGTTACCACCTCTCCGGCTGCAAGTGTCGTGTCCTAGTCCAAAGAGACAGGCTCCTCTCACGCCCCCCGAGTTCCAGAAGCGCCACCGCAACCACCCGGCAACTCCACCTATCACTCCTACTCTCCGGCCGGAAATGTTTGATATTATTGAGGCTATGTTGTATT ACAACGCCCGGATCTATCCCGACCTCCAGTCTCACCAGCTCGGCCCGAGCCAGTTTGTTTTTCCGATGTTGACGGTAGAAGACATCCCGCTGTCTATCCTCCACACGCTGGTTTCagtcaccatcaaccaccgaATCATGCAAATGTCCGACTGCTGTCCCGAAATCGACCTGGTGAAGCCCATCTTGCAAAGATtttaccaccaccgcggcaTCACCATCCGCGCCATTCACGAATTACTCGACGCTGAAGAAACCCGCCGCGGTCTTGAAGCCGTCGTAAGCGTGTATGCCTTCCTCTTTGCGTTCCTCCAACAATCCATGACCCCATCTTGGAGGACGCACGTGGACGGGTTCATGACCTTGCTGGAGTTTCACGGCGGGTTTCTGGAGATAATAGACAGGTGTGATCAGATGAGGCCGAGTTTGGTAGGGCTGATGAT caccgcGGTACtagccaacaccaccagccccccCGACAACCAGTTTCAAGTCGCCGACACAgtcaccaccctccgcctGACGGAGGATTACTACACCGAAGTCTACTTCCCCCCCATGTCCTGTCCAACCCCCCTCTTTATCAAATTAATCCTCATCAACGAGCTACGCGCTCGAGAGCCTTCCCACCCGAAAACAAAGCAAGCGGCCCTCGGCATCCTCGGCCAGATAGAGCTCTTTTCCCCAGAGAACTGGACGTCAAATCTGGAAAAGTCAGTATTTGCCAGCAGGGAGGAGTTTCTTGTCATTGGCCGCGTGTTTCACGCCAGCGTTGCGCTGTACTGCATACTATCGTTGGTGAGCACCGGGGCTTTGAAGTCAACCCGGGAAGTGGAGGTGTTGCGAGCCAAGTACGCCCAGGCTTTGTTCTCGATATTGGAGACGGGAATGACTACACCGAGGgcaaggaagaggatgactTGGCCGTTGATCGTAGCTGGCgtggaggcggcgagggctGGGGCGGACGTGCAGAAGTATATTGGGCGGTGTTTGGTTGATATGGCTCGTGACCAAGGGATATCACCGCCTTTGGTGGCGAAGAGATTGCTGGAGCGGTTCTGGGTCggaggaagggaaaggaagtGGGATGATTGTTGGGATGGGGCTTATGCATTTATCATGTGA
- a CDS encoding hypothetical protein (EggNog:ENOG503NVR9; COG:G) has protein sequence MAISDRKLSARALSFSVLSFVANLASAKLASTGLSVNFNDVDYYISPFSSGKLDVSKKTLCNLKAPSVLGFKPITVVNQEGVSGKDLTGLLSTWAQTDDVYQDAFADAVFVAESKGKKPRNVVAERAPKKDSKSIISVKSTKIPSGPYFLEVSTGSVYPVYRLYEDFAGAFVESLIPTPEGKFQPLSAQTSGSASLTIGVPSRLYYTKTAEKPLAGVRIGIKDIYRLAGVKGSNGNRAWYNLYPASNYTGPAVQNLIDAGAVVVGLQKTSQFANGESATSDWVDYHAPFNPRGDGYQDTSSSSSGAGASVAAYEWLDIALGSDTGGSVRGPAGVQGLFGNRPSHNLVSLDNVMPLSPTLDTPGFLVRDPQIWEDAQAAMYGKNYKSLAKTKPSYPTKIWTYNFPTSARTDAQKILLDFADSLAKFVSGSLTPLNLEGEWAASKPAEAGALTVSQLLNTTYATLITKEQIELVREPFYPANDGRRPFVNPVPLSRWGYGDSIGDDVLQEAYRAKSTFMSWFNEKILPPVDDEKQCSSGLFLYVSSQGGQNPRNRYRSQPGVPFGFSAGRISVYTEIPDVVFPLGEVTGFSAISNHDEFFPVGVSVMAAKGCDGLLTKLALDLVEAGIIKTPKAGGTLNGDKILMRREAEDLHQ, from the exons ATGGCCATCTCCGACAGAAAGCTCTCGGCTCgcgccttgagcttctccgTTCTCTCCTTTGTTGCAAACCTAGCCTCGGCCAAACTCGCATCCACCGGCCTCTCAGTCAACTTCAACGACGTCGACTACtacatctcccccttctcctccgggAAGCTCGATGTTTCGAAGAAGACTCTGTGCAACCTCAAGGCCCCAAGCGTGCTCGGGTTCAAGCCTATAACCGTCGTGAACCAGGAAGGTGTCTCTGGGAAGGATCTCACCGGCCTGCTGTCAACTTGGGCACAGACGGATGATGTCTATCAAGACGCCTTCGCCGATGCTGTCTTTGTGGCCGAGTCGAAGGGCAAAAAGCCTAGGAATGTCGTCGCTGAGAGGGCCCCCAAGAAGGATAGCAAGTCGATCATCTCGGTGAAGAGCACCAAGATTCCCAGCGGCCCATACTTCCTCGAGGTCAGCACCGGGTCTGTGTATCCCGTCTACCGCCTGTACGAAGATTTTGCTGGAGCCTTTGTCGAGTCTCTGATCCCCACCCCCGAGGGCAAGTTCCAGCCCCTATCTGCCCAGACGAGCGGCTCTGCATCCCTCACCATCGGTGTCCCATCCAGGCTCTACTACACCAAGACAGCCGAGAAGCCTCTCGCCGGTGTCCGCATCGGTATCAAGGATATCTACCGCCTGGCGGGCGTGAAGGGTTCTAACGGAAACCGTGCCTGGTATAACCTTTACCCTGCCAGCAACTATACCGGTCCTGCCGTTCAGAATCTCATCGATGCCGGtgcggtggttgttggtcttCAAAAGACCTCCCAGTTCGCCAACGGCGAGTCTGCTACTTCGGACTGGGTTGACTACCACGCTCCATTCAACCCCAGGGGTGATGGGTATCAGGATacttcctcgtcctcgtcgggTGCTGGTGCCTCGGTTGCGGCTTACGAGTGGCTCGATATCGCCCTTGGCAGTGATACTGGTGGGTCTGTTCGTGGCCCAGCTGGTGTTCAGGGTCTGTTTGGCAACCGTCCCTCTCATAATCTGGTCTCGCTGGACAATGTCATGCCTCTTTCTCCCACTCTTGACACCCCCGGCTTCCTTGTCCGTGACCCTCAGATCTGGGAGGATGCCCAGGCAGCTATGTACGGCAAGAACTACAAGTCTCTCGCCAAGACCAAGCCCAGCTATCCCACCAAGATCTGGACTTACAACTTTCCTACTTCGGCGAGAACTGATGCTCAAAAGATTCTTCTCGACTTTGCCGACTCTCTTGCAAAGTTTGTCAGCGGCAGCCTGACGCCTTTGAACCTTGAGGGCGAGTGGGCTGCGTCCAAGCCTGCTGAAGCCGGTGCTCTTACCGTCTCTCAGCTGTTGAACACTACCTACgccaccctcatcaccaagGAGCAGATTGAGCTTGTTCGTGAGCCCTTCTACC CTGCCAACGACGGCCGCCGCCCATTCGTCAACCCTGTCCCTCTCAGCCGCTGGGGCTACGGCGACTCAATTGGGGACGATGTCCTCCAGGAGGCCTATCGTGCAAAGTCGACCTTCATGTCCTGGTTCAACGAGAAGATTCTCCCCCCTGTCGATGATGAGAAGCAGTGCTCTTCCGGTCTGTTCCTCTACGTTTCTTCACAAGGTGGTCAGAATCCCCGCAACCGCTATCGCAGCCAGCCTGGAGTTCCCTTCGGCTTCAGTGCCGGCAGAATCAGTGTTTACACCGAGATTCCCGACGTGGTCTTCCCTCTGGGTGAAGTTACAGGGTTCAGTGCCATCTCCAACCATGATGAGTTCTTCCCTGTCGGCGTCTCTGTCATGGCTGCCAAGGGCTGCGATGGTTTGTTGACCAAGTTGGCGTTGGATTTGGTTGAGGCTGGGATTATCAAGACCCCCAAGGCTGGGGGTACCCTGAATGGTGACAAGATTTTGATGAGaagggaggcggaggatcTCCACCAGTGA
- a CDS encoding hypothetical protein (COG:E; COG:I; EggNog:ENOG503NXPY) yields MAALVIGLGAASLLLLTYTYLSRLSSILKSTPEAVLKVSPKRWTKEELRQVYQRLEKNLITTKSYADRIPPKLDRRYIITGGSGLVGGYIVLQLLERGHSPESIRIVEFRPLNRADMLSGPASTVDFVKADISSAESTNNAFEKSWPSSVAHLPLTVFHTAAVIVPSDRSKLVYGLCESVNVRGTRNVLDAARKAGADVLISTSSGGVSIRPIELWISPLELLLSPKNKLPEIKNYLQVMDEKDFFEPPRKHEEHFANYAVSKARAERIVCGANSPELRTGSIRPANGVYGQPGDNTLGGSLAMSDCPTWCAHIIQPFVHGINVAIAHLDYEAVLAANPKAPQAGRPFMITDPNPPISYIDMYLAIETLATTPFKLIRLPPLPMWFLSYIVEWYSLLPVKYPFLRRILPELKGDIKHMKPGLFSVTTHMVATNENAGRSVDEGGLGFRGVVTTLEGMVQEIVEWNVEHKGGKKAKKFQTSISFAEEIAKAAEAAGVMEKMGK; encoded by the exons ATGGCCGCCCTCGTGATAGGGCTGGGCGCCGCCTCGCTCCTTCTCCTGACTTATACCTACCTCTCGCGTCTCAGCAGCATCCTGAAAAGCACCCCCGAAGCAGTATTGAAGGTGTCTCCAAAAAGATGGACCAAAGAAGAGCTGCGACAGGTATATCAGCGCCTTGAAAAGAATCTTATTACCACCAAAAGCTATGCAGATCGCATTCCCCCCAAGTTGGATAGACGATACATCATCACTGGGGGTTCTG GTCTTGTTGGTGGCTACATTGTCCTACAGCTTCTGGAACGTGGTCATTCTCCAGAAAGCATTCGTATCGTGGAGTTTCGGCCTCTCAACCGGGCTGACATGCTCAGTGGGCCAGCATCAACGGTCGACTTTGTCAAGGCAGACATCTCCTCAGCCGAGTCCACTAACAATGCCTTTGAGAAATCATGGCCATCCTCTGTTGCTCACCTTCCCTTGACGGTCTTTCACACAGCGGCGGTCATTGTGCCATCGGACCGGTCCAAACTCGTCTACGGTCTCTGTGAAAGTGTCAATGTTCGGGGCACCCGGAATGTCCTCGACGCAGCTCGCAAAGCCGGGGCCGATGTACTGATCTCGACATCCTCTGGCGGCGTCAGTATTCGCCCCATTGAACTCTGGATCTCACCTCTAGAGTTACTCCTGTCACCCAAGAATAAGCTCCCCGAGATAAAGAACTACCTCCAAGTCATGGACGAAAAAGACTTCTTTGAGCCACCCCGCAAGCACGAAGAGCACTTTGCCAACTACGCCGTCTCCAAAGCCAGGGCTGAGAGAATAGTTTGTGGTGCCAACAGCCCCGAGCTCCGAACTGGAAGCATCAGACCAGCAAACGGTGTCTACGGGCAACCAGGCGACAATACCCTCGGGGGCTCTCTCGCCATGAGCGACTGCCCCACCTGGTGCGCGCACATCATCCAACCCTTCGTCCACGGCATCAACGTCGCCATTGCCCACCTTGACTATGAAGCCGTCCTGGCTGCTAACCCCAAAGCACCACAAGCTGGCCGCCCCTTCATGATCAccgaccctaaccctcccaTCAGCTACATCGACATGTATCTAGCTATCGAGACGCTGGCTACCACTCCGTTCAAGCTCATTCGTTTGCCTCCGCTGCCAATGTGGTTTCTTTCCTACATTGTCGAGTGGTACTCCCTCTTGCCGGTCAAATACCCCTTCTTGAGAAGGATTCTGCCTGAGCTCAAGGGGGATATCAAGCACATGAAGCCTGGTTTGTTCAGTGTTACTACTCACATGGTAGCTACGAACGAGAATGCCGGTCGGTctgttgatgaggggggattggggtttaggggggtggtgacgacCCTGGAGGGTATGGTGCAGGAGATTGTGGAGTGGAATGTCGAGCacaagggggggaagaaggccaagaagttCCAGACGAGTATTTCGTTTGCGGAGGAGATTGCaaaggcggccgaggcggcgggggtgatggagaagatgggTAAGTGA